Proteins encoded in a region of the Paenibacillus wynnii genome:
- a CDS encoding Zn-dependent hydrolase → MQLRKLTVNGERLKNTIETFADFGRTDNNGVTRLSLSEEDLKVRSYFRSCCKELGMNVRVDDMGTMYATLAGAKEKPPIVIGSHMDTVKKGGRFDGVLGVIAGLEIVRTLVDQGITPEIPITVMNFTNEEGARFEPSMMASGVLSGKFDKAVMMSKKDPEGTTFQEALEASGFAGDAANRIQEATAYLELHIEQGPVLEREDLSIGIVDCVVGMACYEIEVTGESDHAGTTPMEMRKDALFAANDLITELRNKLGLLDSELVYTMGRMNVLPNIHTVIPNQVIFTVEARHKDMGVVREVEAIIQSLPVLQGECGVTTTKLWGRDTVWFDPNICNRVEQAALSLGYSHKKMASGAGHDAQFVAGFLPSAMVFVPSVKGKSHCEEELTSYEDCEKGVNILLETVLCLLK, encoded by the coding sequence ATGCAGTTGAGAAAATTAACCGTGAACGGCGAGCGACTGAAGAATACCATCGAGACCTTTGCGGATTTTGGCCGTACGGACAACAATGGTGTGACACGGCTATCATTATCAGAAGAAGATCTCAAAGTCCGGAGTTACTTCCGTTCCTGCTGCAAAGAGTTGGGGATGAACGTTAGGGTTGATGATATGGGCACGATGTATGCAACACTTGCGGGGGCCAAGGAGAAACCGCCTATCGTGATTGGATCACACATGGATACCGTCAAAAAAGGTGGACGGTTCGATGGTGTGCTCGGGGTTATCGCCGGATTGGAGATCGTACGGACTCTGGTCGATCAAGGGATTACCCCTGAGATTCCAATTACCGTTATGAATTTCACCAATGAAGAGGGTGCTCGGTTTGAACCTTCGATGATGGCGTCTGGTGTCTTGTCCGGAAAGTTTGATAAGGCCGTAATGATGAGCAAAAAAGATCCGGAAGGGACTACGTTTCAAGAAGCACTAGAGGCAAGCGGATTTGCAGGTGATGCCGCTAATCGAATTCAGGAAGCCACCGCATATCTGGAGCTTCACATTGAGCAGGGTCCTGTCTTGGAGAGGGAGGATTTATCCATCGGGATAGTGGATTGTGTAGTCGGCATGGCTTGTTATGAGATTGAAGTGACCGGTGAATCCGATCATGCGGGCACAACACCTATGGAGATGCGGAAGGATGCCTTGTTCGCGGCGAACGACCTTATTACAGAACTTCGAAATAAGCTTGGGTTGCTCGATTCCGAACTGGTCTATACCATGGGCCGAATGAACGTCCTGCCTAATATTCATACCGTTATCCCTAATCAAGTGATTTTTACGGTGGAAGCCAGACATAAGGACATGGGTGTGGTTCGCGAAGTTGAAGCTATCATTCAGAGCTTACCGGTGCTGCAAGGGGAGTGCGGTGTTACGACAACCAAGCTGTGGGGCCGTGATACGGTATGGTTTGATCCCAACATTTGCAACCGGGTAGAGCAAGCAGCATTAAGCTTAGGATATTCTCATAAAAAAATGGCCAGCGGTGCGGGTCATGATGCGCAGTTCGTGGCCGGTTTTCTTCCATCCGCTATGGTTTTTGTACCTAGTGTTAAAGGGAAAAGCCATTGTGAGGAAGAGCTCACCTCCTATGAGGATTGTGAAAAGGGTGTAAATATCCTGCTGGAAACGGTACTGTGTTTGTTAAAATAA
- a CDS encoding aldose 1-epimerase family protein, with product MITTLKSSTATAQIKSIGAELISFKKEENGVEYIWNGDAAYWPGHSPVLFPIVCAVNNGEIRVDGKSYPLKNHGFVRHNEFELVEASESRAIYRHTYNETTLAIYPYKFDLYITYTLEGNKLEIDYRVNNIDEQEIFFQLGTHPAFNCPLEEGGHIQDYYLEFEQKETLERLFMNKSNQLVSGKSEVILENEQILPLSYEMFEEGALVFRNINSQRVALKSKESTKSVVLSYENFPYMGLWQPKNAPFICVEPWHGIADADNFTGELKDKEMIISLNPGESFKSSLTIEVN from the coding sequence ATGATTACAACTTTAAAAAGTTCAACTGCGACCGCCCAGATCAAATCCATCGGCGCAGAGCTCATCAGCTTCAAAAAAGAAGAAAACGGCGTTGAGTACATTTGGAATGGAGATGCAGCGTATTGGCCAGGCCATTCTCCGGTGCTTTTTCCGATTGTGTGTGCAGTTAATAACGGAGAGATAAGGGTAGACGGCAAATCCTATCCATTAAAAAATCATGGTTTTGTGAGGCATAATGAATTCGAGTTAGTTGAAGCGAGTGAATCACGGGCGATTTATCGTCACACTTACAATGAAACTACATTAGCAATATACCCCTACAAGTTTGATCTATATATTACATACACGCTCGAAGGTAATAAACTGGAGATCGACTATCGGGTGAATAATATCGATGAGCAAGAAATTTTCTTCCAGTTGGGCACACATCCTGCCTTTAATTGCCCGTTAGAAGAGGGGGGTCATATTCAGGATTATTACTTGGAGTTCGAACAAAAGGAAACGCTTGAGCGGCTATTCATGAACAAATCCAATCAACTGGTTAGCGGAAAGTCCGAGGTTATTTTGGAGAATGAGCAGATCCTGCCCTTATCCTATGAAATGTTTGAAGAGGGCGCGTTAGTGTTTCGTAACATCAACTCTCAAAGAGTTGCCTTAAAAAGCAAGGAATCCACTAAAAGTGTAGTTCTGTCCTACGAGAATTTCCCTTACATGGGCTTATGGCAGCCTAAAAATGCCCCTTTCATCTGTGTAGAGCCTTGGCACGGCATTGCGGATGCAGACAATTTCACGGGTGAACTCAAGGATAAGGAAATGATCATCTCCCTGAACCCGGGAGAGAGCTTCAAAAGTTCGCTAACTATCGAGGTTAACTAA
- a CDS encoding threonine aldolase family protein yields the protein MNEYQLLVEAFNRTTYPLSGHGRRSIQVLKEAFQDVDENLDSDIYGSGQLIEDFQAEMAEFLGKESAVFFPSGTMAQQIALRIWCDRKGFKKVAYHPLCHLEIHEQDGLKELHHLEPVLLADKNRLIHLEDVLNMDKEVACLLLELPQREIGGQLPDYTELEAISAYCREQGILLHLDGARLFEVLPYYEKTAAEICALFDSVYVSFYKGIGGIAGAILAGSEDFTQESKIWKRRHGGDLISLYPYITAADYYFKQRVHKMGQYYEEAKELASFFNQSEAVSTLPVEPVSNMFHVHFELPKEKLMPILIAIYESTGIGFTQVLREIEGTTSCYYEASIGDRYAGVPKEKLREAFKQLDEKIREAQKVDKR from the coding sequence ATGAACGAATATCAATTGCTGGTTGAGGCATTTAATCGGACTACCTATCCATTATCGGGTCATGGGAGAAGAAGCATTCAAGTATTAAAGGAAGCTTTTCAGGATGTGGATGAGAATCTAGACAGTGATATATATGGCTCAGGGCAGCTGATCGAGGATTTTCAAGCCGAAATGGCTGAGTTTTTGGGGAAAGAAAGTGCAGTATTTTTTCCAAGCGGGACGATGGCGCAGCAAATTGCTTTAAGGATATGGTGTGATCGAAAAGGTTTCAAAAAGGTCGCTTATCATCCCTTATGCCATTTGGAAATCCATGAACAGGATGGCTTGAAGGAACTGCATCATCTCGAACCTGTTTTACTTGCCGATAAGAATCGCCTGATTCATTTAGAAGACGTCTTGAACATGGATAAGGAAGTGGCCTGTTTATTGCTTGAATTACCACAGCGCGAGATTGGCGGGCAGCTGCCGGACTACACAGAACTTGAAGCGATTTCGGCGTATTGCCGTGAACAAGGGATCTTACTGCATTTGGACGGTGCGCGGCTCTTTGAAGTCCTGCCCTATTATGAGAAAACCGCTGCTGAAATCTGTGCGCTGTTTGATAGCGTGTATGTGTCTTTTTATAAAGGAATCGGCGGGATTGCCGGAGCTATATTGGCGGGCAGCGAGGATTTCACACAGGAATCAAAAATATGGAAAAGGCGGCATGGCGGAGATTTAATCAGTTTGTATCCTTACATAACTGCTGCTGATTACTATTTCAAACAGAGAGTACATAAAATGGGGCAGTACTACGAAGAGGCCAAGGAGCTTGCCAGTTTCTTTAATCAGAGTGAGGCGGTATCCACCTTGCCTGTAGAACCGGTATCCAACATGTTCCATGTCCATTTTGAGCTGCCAAAGGAAAAGCTGATGCCTATACTAATTGCCATTTATGAGTCGACCGGAATTGGTTTTACACAGGTGCTGAGAGAAATCGAAGGAACAACCTCCTGCTATTATGAGGCCAGTATCGGGGATCGGTATGCAGGGGTGCCTAAAGAGAAGTTGCGCGAAGCTTTTAAACAGCTGGATGAGAAGATAAGAGAAGCTCAAAAAGTAGACAAACGTTGA
- the udk gene encoding uridine kinase, which translates to MLIIGIAGGTGSGKTTVARSVIDRLGSSKVTFISQDNYYKDHSHLSMAERGSINYDHPFAFDNELLIEHLKCLKEGKPAQAPVYDFTIHARSTVDSVNLEANNIVILEGLHVLSDENLRALLDIKVFVDTDPDVRILRRVLRDIEERGRTIQSIHHQYLTTVKPMHEAFIEPSKKYADLILPEGGQNAVGIELLTVLTEKYLTGDQKWAEV; encoded by the coding sequence ATGCTCATTATTGGTATCGCCGGTGGCACCGGTTCCGGAAAAACTACAGTTGCCCGTTCCGTCATTGATCGTCTTGGATCGAGTAAGGTGACTTTCATATCTCAGGATAACTACTATAAGGACCATTCGCATCTTAGTATGGCTGAACGGGGATCCATCAATTATGATCACCCCTTCGCCTTTGATAACGAATTGTTAATTGAGCATCTCAAATGTCTAAAAGAAGGCAAACCCGCTCAGGCTCCGGTATATGACTTCACAATTCATGCCCGTTCTACTGTTGATTCGGTGAATTTAGAAGCGAATAATATCGTCATTCTCGAAGGACTTCATGTTCTTTCTGACGAAAACCTTCGGGCGCTGCTCGACATTAAGGTATTTGTCGACACCGATCCTGATGTGCGTATCCTTCGCCGGGTACTCCGGGATATTGAAGAACGCGGCCGCACAATTCAATCGATCCATCATCAATATTTAACTACAGTTAAACCGATGCACGAAGCATTCATCGAGCCTTCTAAGAAATACGCCGACCTTATCCTTCCTGAGGGCGGACAAAATGCTGTAGGGATTGAACTCCTTACGGTGTTGACCGAAAAGTACTTAACAGGTGACCAAAAGTGGGCCGAGGTTTAA
- the tlp gene encoding small acid-soluble spore protein Tlp, producing the protein MAKPDNRADNVEHLQQHIQDTIENLREGEEYLNEFSSEISSEERNQIEEKNDRRRDSIQAFREEVKDEAAHQRSEE; encoded by the coding sequence ATGGCTAAACCGGACAATCGGGCAGATAATGTAGAACATTTGCAGCAGCATATTCAGGATACGATTGAGAACCTGCGTGAAGGGGAAGAATATTTGAACGAATTCTCCTCAGAGATCAGCAGCGAGGAACGCAATCAAATCGAAGAAAAGAATGATCGTCGTAGAGATAGCATCCAAGCTTTCCGCGAAGAAGTTAAAGATGAAGCCGCGCACCAACGCTCCGAAGAATAG